From the genome of bacterium, one region includes:
- a CDS encoding leucyl aminopeptidase gives MRLHHFSEFARTAGTVARESERSRSALVEQKMKGKTMSLTIGTLEKAKGIGVCILPAKEATARTKKSSSKKRILNALEQRGGLSIEDELRRRGVSSEKGSVHILSITGESPLLGIIVGFWSDSSQPGASEDRLHPESSDEQSRWGFVRRLAIAASKQAKEWKAGDIAVHASVFQNDAVKESQVFYETLLLSQYAFDRYQDLPKKRRKGVSAPRVLFEKIKGLTLKHLSQVEGKVSGVNFARDLVNTPAGDLGPYDLARQAQSLRSGGSLQVKTLKVSELEKKKMNGILSVGRASKKPPAFITLRYQPTSQKRKKFPVIGLVGKGVTFDSGGLSIKTGTGMETMKCDMAGAAAVLGVFHALRSLRLPIEVRGYVPTAENMIHGNALRPGDVIQMMSGKTVEVLNTDAEGRLLLADALHYASKDGCDIIIDLATLTGACVVALGEECAGLYANNSELKGRLLCASGAAGERLWHMPLLQNYKKLLQSPIADIKNIGSRGGGSITAALFLEHFIGDVLWAHLDIAGPAFTTSGDEAGIKGGTGFGVRTILAYIEQLVSE, from the coding sequence TTGAGGCTTCACCATTTTTCGGAATTTGCTAGAACAGCTGGTACTGTCGCGAGAGAATCTGAACGAAGTCGCAGTGCTCTCGTTGAGCAAAAAATGAAAGGAAAAACAATGAGTCTAACAATCGGAACATTGGAAAAAGCGAAGGGAATTGGCGTTTGTATTTTGCCAGCAAAAGAGGCCACAGCTCGAACGAAGAAGAGCTCAAGTAAGAAACGAATCTTGAATGCGCTAGAACAAAGAGGGGGTCTCTCTATAGAAGATGAGCTAAGACGCCGAGGGGTATCATCAGAAAAGGGGAGTGTGCATATTCTCTCAATTACAGGAGAGTCTCCGCTGCTTGGAATCATTGTCGGATTCTGGAGTGATTCCTCGCAGCCTGGGGCGAGTGAGGATCGACTTCATCCTGAATCGAGTGATGAGCAAAGTCGATGGGGATTCGTCAGAAGACTTGCCATAGCCGCTAGCAAGCAGGCAAAAGAATGGAAGGCAGGAGATATTGCTGTGCATGCCTCGGTATTTCAGAACGATGCTGTCAAAGAGTCCCAAGTATTTTACGAAACGCTCCTTCTTTCGCAGTATGCATTTGACCGTTATCAGGATCTCCCGAAGAAGCGTCGAAAAGGAGTTTCTGCGCCTCGTGTGTTGTTTGAAAAGATCAAGGGACTGACCCTTAAACACCTTTCGCAGGTTGAAGGAAAAGTGAGTGGGGTGAACTTCGCACGAGATTTGGTAAATACGCCTGCTGGAGATCTCGGTCCATATGATCTCGCAAGACAAGCTCAATCGCTCCGTTCAGGGGGGAGCTTGCAGGTAAAAACTCTCAAGGTGTCTGAACTTGAAAAGAAAAAAATGAATGGAATTTTATCGGTAGGAAGAGCGAGTAAAAAGCCGCCTGCTTTCATTACCCTTCGATATCAACCCACCAGCCAAAAGAGAAAAAAGTTTCCAGTGATCGGTCTTGTTGGAAAGGGGGTGACTTTTGATTCTGGTGGTCTTTCGATAAAAACTGGCACCGGCATGGAAACCATGAAGTGCGATATGGCTGGAGCTGCAGCTGTGCTTGGAGTTTTTCACGCATTGAGGTCGTTAAGGCTTCCCATTGAGGTCCGCGGATATGTGCCTACTGCTGAAAATATGATCCATGGTAATGCGCTACGGCCTGGTGACGTGATTCAAATGATGAGCGGAAAAACAGTCGAGGTGCTGAATACGGATGCGGAGGGGCGACTTTTGCTTGCCGACGCACTTCATTATGCAAGCAAGGATGGTTGCGATATCATCATTGACCTTGCGACGCTTACTGGCGCTTGTGTTGTAGCGCTTGGCGAAGAGTGTGCTGGCTTATATGCGAATAATTCAGAGCTCAAGGGAAGATTACTCTGCGCAAGTGGTGCTGCGGGTGAACGTTTGTGGCATATGCCTCTATTGCAAAACTACAAAAAGTTACTTCAGAGTCCGATAGCAGATATTAAAAACATCGGCTCCAGAGGGGGTGGTTCGATTACAGCAGCATTGTTTCTTGAACATTTTATTGGTGATGTTCTATGGGCACATCTTGATATTGCAGGACCAGCTTTTACAACCTCAGGCGATGAAGCGGGAATAAAGGGAGGAACTGGTTTTGGCGTTCGAACAATTCTTGCTTATATTGAGCAGCTGGTGAGCGAATAG